One Borreliella chilensis DNA window includes the following coding sequences:
- a CDS encoding UDP-N-acetylenolpyruvoylglucosamine reductase, giving the protein MKVNNLIAGALNLNSKDYKKGGKKVFLEKNSVFSSVFQAESVKEDKHFILLENGEFNLDLIKNMLDGINEIGERLLSEPSRQNVIFYKKVISEFLTIIISSSVCLKEQKGGALGDPKRPKYRIIKIINDKLDKLAYSVLQSQMTQIKLLDSIEEIQGLLVNLLM; this is encoded by the coding sequence ATGAAAGTAAATAATTTGATTGCTGGAGCCTTAAACCTTAATTCAAAAGATTATAAAAAAGGCGGCAAAAAAGTATTTTTAGAGAAGAATAGTGTTTTTTCTTCGGTGTTTCAGGCTGAAAGTGTTAAAGAGGACAAGCATTTTATTTTGCTTGAAAACGGTGAATTTAATCTTGATTTGATTAAAAATATGTTAGATGGAATTAACGAGATTGGTGAAAGACTTTTGAGCGAGCCTTCAAGGCAAAATGTGATTTTTTACAAAAAAGTTATTTCGGAGTTTTTAACCATTATTATATCATCTTCTGTTTGCTTGAAAGAACAAAAAGGGGGCGCTTTGGGAGATCCTAAGCGTCCCAAGTATAGAATTATTAAGATTATTAACGACAAGTTGGACAAGCTTGCTTATTCTGTTTTACAAAGTCAAATGACTCAGATTAAACTTTTAGATAGTATTGAAGAGATTCAGGGGTTGCTTGTAAATTTGCTAATGTGA
- a CDS encoding deoxyguanosine kinase, which yields MIVIEGLIGVGKTTLGNILSKELRVPFYSELNNDFTLSVLDKFYKDKSRWAFPVQINFLNERFKLIKGVFRTKGGILDRSIYGDCVFASLLNCDGYISDEEYKIYIDLLNNMLEHSQRPNLLVYLDCSIDEVEHRIKNRNRSFEMNIPRDYLEGLNRKYLKWYDEYNLSSKIKFSYDSINIFNEEDKNKVISLIRDKLVL from the coding sequence GTGATTGTAATAGAAGGATTAATTGGAGTAGGAAAAACTACTCTTGGAAATATTTTGTCAAAGGAGTTGAGAGTCCCGTTTTACAGCGAATTGAATAATGACTTTACTTTGTCTGTATTAGATAAATTTTATAAAGATAAATCTAGATGGGCATTCCCAGTTCAAATTAATTTTCTTAATGAGAGGTTTAAGTTAATAAAAGGTGTTTTTAGAACAAAAGGGGGCATACTAGACAGATCTATTTATGGAGATTGTGTTTTTGCATCTCTTTTAAATTGTGATGGGTATATCTCTGATGAGGAGTATAAAATATATATTGATCTTCTTAATAATATGCTTGAACATTCTCAGCGTCCAAATTTGCTTGTTTATCTTGATTGTAGTATTGATGAGGTTGAACACAGAATTAAAAATAGAAATAGAAGCTTTGAAATGAATATTCCTAGAGATTATCTTGAGGGTCTTAATAGGAAATATTTGAAGTGGTATGATGAGTATAACTTATCTTCAAAGATAAAATTTTCTTACGACAGTATAAATATTTTTAACGAAGAAGATAAGAATAAGGTGATTTCTTTAATTAGAGATAAACTTGTATTATAA
- a CDS encoding peptidase M23: MKKRIKFKIILGFKGILKFFLVIYNSLFITLKVIHSFFKQNISFMVIPHVKGNIKNIKISFLTLFFFSAFFLGIFIGFVLLAVNYVTLSSIVRSTEKNYSLAESEIEDFRNTVVEINSVAKNFSKILDELKTSLKISSNSVDLNKNKLDGDLSDFIDLQILEANSIKELSDLKNIKSKIENSIPPLKSIVKVLHAQDKLLNDIPSLWPLAGGSGIITLHFGPAIEPFTRQWYIHKGIDLGGVRIGTPIVATADGEVVRASYQSAGYGNFVQIKHKYGLATLYAHMSRLNTSKGSYVKKGQVIGFMGQTGYATGPHVHYEVRVGSQVINPDMYLNLATGASK; encoded by the coding sequence ATGAAAAAAAGAATTAAATTTAAGATTATTTTAGGTTTTAAAGGAATTTTAAAGTTTTTTTTGGTTATCTATAATTCTTTGTTTATAACCCTTAAAGTTATACATTCTTTTTTTAAGCAAAATATTAGCTTCATGGTTATTCCTCATGTCAAGGGAAATATAAAAAATATCAAAATTTCTTTTTTGACTTTATTTTTCTTTTCTGCTTTTTTTTTAGGTATTTTTATAGGATTTGTTTTGCTTGCTGTTAACTATGTTACTCTCTCGTCAATTGTGAGATCTACAGAGAAAAATTATTCTTTAGCAGAATCTGAGATTGAAGATTTTAGAAATACAGTCGTGGAGATTAATTCTGTTGCAAAAAATTTTTCCAAAATTTTAGATGAGCTTAAAACCTCTTTAAAGATTAGTTCTAATAGTGTTGATTTAAATAAAAATAAACTAGATGGAGATCTTTCTGATTTTATTGATTTGCAAATTTTAGAAGCGAATTCAATAAAAGAGCTAAGTGATCTTAAAAATATTAAAAGCAAGATAGAAAATTCAATTCCTCCTCTTAAAAGCATAGTTAAGGTTTTACACGCTCAAGATAAACTTTTAAATGATATTCCATCTCTTTGGCCTCTTGCAGGTGGATCTGGAATTATTACTTTGCATTTTGGACCTGCTATTGAGCCTTTTACTAGACAGTGGTATATTCATAAAGGCATAGATCTTGGGGGAGTTAGAATTGGAACCCCTATTGTTGCAACTGCTGATGGGGAGGTTGTTAGAGCAAGTTATCAATCAGCAGGCTATGGTAATTTTGTTCAAATTAAGCATAAGTATGGACTTGCAACTCTTTATGCGCATATGTCGCGCCTTAATACTTCTAAAGGTTCTTATGTTAAAAAGGGGCAGGTAATTGGGTTTATGGGGCAGACAGGCTATGCGACAGGTCCGCATGTTCATTATGAGGTTCGTGTAGGTTCTCAAGTTATTAATCCTGATATGTACTTAAATTTAGCAACAGGAGCCTCAAAATAG
- a CDS encoding membrane protein, which yields MYINSIIESIDSNIAYSPIVFFSLLILAGLNVPISEDAIVLMGGILSSRKNEYTILIFLGIFWGAYLGDIISFYIGKLMGNKLFKNKKENKLLDKINYYYGQYGVLTLFIGRFIPFGVRNAIFISAGMGNMKSNLFIVSDFFATLLSIMVYFTLSFKLGQSFEITFSKIKIIIFSIFITIVTTTIIICVIKKNKKVDKNLK from the coding sequence ATGTATATAAATTCAATAATAGAATCCATAGATTCAAACATAGCTTATTCTCCAATAGTATTTTTTTCTTTGCTAATTCTAGCAGGACTTAATGTTCCTATTTCCGAAGATGCAATAGTACTAATGGGCGGGATTTTATCTAGTCGAAAAAATGAATATACAATATTAATATTTTTAGGAATTTTTTGGGGAGCCTATCTTGGAGACATAATATCTTTTTACATTGGGAAATTAATGGGGAATAAACTGTTTAAAAATAAAAAAGAAAATAAATTGCTTGACAAAATAAATTACTATTATGGGCAATACGGAGTATTAACTTTATTCATAGGTAGGTTTATACCCTTTGGAGTTAGAAACGCAATATTTATATCAGCAGGAATGGGAAATATGAAATCTAATTTGTTTATTGTCTCTGACTTTTTTGCCACTTTACTCTCAATAATGGTTTATTTTACTCTAAGTTTTAAACTAGGACAATCATTTGAAATAACATTTTCAAAAATAAAAATAATTATATTTTCAATATTTATCACCATAGTAACAACAACAATAATAATTTGCGTAATTAAAAAAAATAAAAAAGTTGACAAAAATTTAAAATAA
- a CDS encoding deoxyribonucleotide triphosphate pyrophosphatase (HAM1-like protein; Rec-dependent growth; RgdB; yggV; it is suspected that this protein functions to remove misincorporated bases such as xanthine or hypoxanthine) has product MKTLFFATANENKINEVKNILNIPNLSLIVPQNFNIKETGKTFKENSLLKAKTLFEILNKNQNVFGEDSGLCIEALNLEPGIYSKRYDNYKLGKKLNTNEKNQFILDLMKNEKNRHAYFICNISYISNNGQISNFEGIIEGKIALSLNDNKTYGFGYDTIFLTKNNKKLSDLKLEEKNKISHRGIAFLKFKKFLLESLFNS; this is encoded by the coding sequence ATGAAAACACTATTTTTTGCAACAGCAAATGAAAATAAAATAAATGAAGTAAAAAATATATTAAATATACCCAATTTAAGCTTAATAGTGCCTCAAAACTTTAACATAAAAGAAACAGGAAAAACATTCAAAGAAAACTCTTTACTCAAAGCAAAAACACTATTTGAAATTTTAAATAAAAATCAAAATGTTTTTGGGGAAGATTCTGGACTATGTATTGAGGCACTAAACTTGGAGCCTGGAATTTATTCTAAAAGATATGATAATTATAAACTTGGTAAAAAATTAAACACTAATGAAAAAAACCAATTTATTTTAGATTTAATGAAAAATGAAAAAAATAGACACGCATATTTTATATGCAATATAAGCTACATATCAAACAATGGGCAAATATCAAATTTTGAAGGAATTATTGAGGGAAAAATTGCCTTAAGTTTAAATGACAATAAAACTTATGGATTTGGTTATGATACAATATTTTTAACTAAAAATAACAAAAAACTTAGCGATCTAAAGCTTGAAGAAAAAAACAAAATATCTCATCGGGGAATAGCATTTTTAAAATTTAAAAAATTTTTATTAGAATCTTTATTTAACAGTTAA
- a CDS encoding oligoendopeptidase F, producing the protein MINRNEINENDKWDLSFLFVNEEEYIKAINAIEMKTKEFKKYEKLELNFNLFKEALNKYYEIMEDLERISYYSMLQLETDVTNKDANKIYSICVNLVTKVSNATSFLMPKILKTDEKKIQDWINKPELKDKKIAIEKILREKNHILSEKEEEILANYTPLYSSYQNIFSTLTNADMEFGEINGNPLTNSTYTLFLQNEDQKIRKEAFLKFYQKYKNNENTLANLLISDFKKNQFIAKTRKFQNTFSMQLFSNNIDKKVYTNLIETVNENLSALNDYYTFRKKVLNQEHLYHYDVYVPLTKGITFKNSFEEACEKILKSLKILGDEYTKILKNGLLKERWVDKYENTGKRSGAFSAGSYNGKPYILINYKDESIRDMFTLAHEAGHSMHSYFSIKNNPFPHYNYSIFEAEIASIINEQILAEYLLKNETDIKKITYIKLNQIDDMISTFFRQTMFAEFEYIIHEMVSKGEPVVKETLTETYMNLLKKYFGPSLKFDELSPLECLRIPHFYSPFYVYQYATGIAAALSIYKDIKENKKDAVENYIKFLKTGGSKYPLDSLNITGVDLTQKTTIENTINIFKYRLEEIKTIFQ; encoded by the coding sequence GTGATAAATAGAAATGAAATCAATGAAAATGATAAATGGGATTTATCTTTTCTATTTGTAAATGAAGAAGAATATATAAAAGCAATCAATGCTATTGAAATGAAAACCAAAGAATTTAAAAAATATGAAAAATTGGAATTAAATTTTAATTTGTTTAAAGAAGCTTTAAATAAATACTATGAAATTATGGAAGATTTAGAGAGAATCTCTTACTATTCAATGCTCCAATTAGAAACAGATGTAACTAATAAGGATGCAAATAAAATATATTCTATATGCGTCAATTTAGTTACAAAAGTATCTAATGCTACTTCATTTCTCATGCCCAAAATACTTAAAACAGATGAAAAAAAAATACAAGATTGGATAAATAAACCTGAGCTTAAAGATAAAAAAATCGCAATTGAAAAAATACTAAGAGAAAAAAACCATATTTTAAGCGAAAAAGAAGAAGAAATACTTGCCAACTATACCCCTCTTTACTCATCTTATCAAAACATATTCTCAACACTCACAAACGCTGATATGGAATTTGGAGAAATTAATGGAAACCCTTTAACCAATTCTACCTACACACTATTTCTACAAAACGAAGACCAAAAAATACGAAAAGAAGCTTTTTTAAAATTTTATCAAAAATACAAAAATAATGAAAACACACTTGCTAATCTCCTTATTTCTGACTTTAAAAAAAATCAATTCATCGCAAAGACAAGAAAGTTTCAAAATACTTTTTCAATGCAGCTTTTTTCAAATAATATTGACAAAAAAGTTTATACGAATTTAATCGAAACTGTTAATGAAAATTTATCTGCACTTAACGACTATTATACATTTAGAAAAAAAGTTTTAAACCAAGAACATCTATATCACTACGACGTATATGTGCCATTAACAAAAGGAATAACATTTAAAAATTCGTTTGAAGAAGCTTGTGAGAAAATATTAAAATCTTTAAAGATATTAGGAGATGAATATACAAAAATCTTAAAAAACGGTCTTTTAAAAGAAAGATGGGTTGATAAATACGAAAATACTGGAAAAAGATCAGGAGCTTTTAGCGCAGGATCATACAATGGAAAACCTTACATACTGATTAATTATAAAGATGAATCAATAAGAGATATGTTTACCCTTGCCCACGAAGCAGGGCATTCGATGCACTCTTACTTTAGTATAAAAAATAACCCATTCCCCCACTATAATTATTCCATCTTTGAAGCAGAAATAGCATCAATAATCAACGAACAAATATTAGCAGAATATTTACTTAAAAACGAAACCGATATTAAAAAAATAACGTATATAAAACTTAACCAAATTGACGACATGATTTCAACATTCTTCAGACAAACAATGTTTGCTGAATTTGAATATATTATTCATGAAATGGTTAGCAAAGGAGAACCTGTAGTAAAAGAAACGCTAACAGAAACTTATATGAATTTGCTAAAAAAATACTTTGGACCTAGTCTAAAATTTGATGAGTTAAGCCCCCTTGAATGCCTTAGAATTCCGCACTTTTATTCGCCTTTTTATGTATATCAGTATGCTACAGGCATTGCAGCTGCTTTGTCAATATACAAAGACATAAAAGAAAATAAAAAAGACGCGGTAGAAAATTATATAAAATTTTTAAAAACAGGTGGTTCAAAATATCCATTAGATTCCTTAAATATTACCGGAGTAGATTTAACACAAAAAACAACAATAGAAAACACTATTAACATTTTTAAATACAGACTTGAAGAGATAAAAACAATATTCCAATAA
- a CDS encoding glycerol-3-phosphate dehydrogenase, whose product MNNNKETKLKDLENQEFDLIIIGGGATGLGIAVDAITRGYKVILIEKFDYAKGTSSRSSKLIHGGVRYLAQWNIPLVKEALHEKAILEKNAPHLINECAFITPIYNILEIPYYYFGLSYYHNLMGKEKAAKYKTKLLSRTSTIEKAPNIKTEGLKCSVLYYDDSFDDARMAITLLRTFTEKGGIALNYTELKKFRKENGKLSGVIIQNKLSKEQISLKSKCVINATGIFSDQIRRLDDEKTLNIIKPSQGSHLIIKKDKFPQNHAILMPKTSDNRILFAIPWYGSVVCGSTDISIKEIEEEPKRLDEEIDFIINNLNNYLNIKIEKSDIKSVYTGIRPLIIDPKAGGNTSKISRNEKIFISDSNLITIAGGKYTTYRKMAEKTLLKAIENDLIPNYPPTTEDLKLHGYLKKEEAIKIPEAFRAYGSDFEILKNMEGFDKNIHENLDLNEAQITFSIKFEQAKTIDDVLARRTRSLPLNPQATIEAAPKVAEIMMKKLNKSEEWKNEQIKSFLEISKKYLI is encoded by the coding sequence ATGAATAACAACAAAGAAACAAAATTAAAAGATCTCGAAAATCAAGAATTTGACCTCATAATAATCGGAGGAGGCGCAACAGGACTTGGTATAGCAGTAGACGCAATAACAAGAGGATACAAAGTAATACTTATAGAAAAATTTGATTATGCAAAAGGAACTTCTTCTAGGTCAAGTAAATTAATTCACGGCGGAGTAAGGTATTTAGCTCAATGGAATATCCCTTTAGTTAAAGAAGCTTTACACGAAAAAGCAATTCTTGAAAAAAATGCACCCCATTTAATTAATGAATGTGCCTTTATTACTCCCATTTATAATATTTTAGAAATACCTTATTATTATTTTGGATTAAGTTATTACCATAATCTTATGGGAAAAGAAAAAGCTGCCAAATACAAAACCAAATTACTCTCAAGAACATCTACTATTGAAAAAGCTCCTAATATTAAAACAGAAGGCCTTAAATGTTCTGTTTTATATTATGATGATTCATTCGATGATGCTAGAATGGCAATAACATTGTTAAGAACTTTTACAGAAAAAGGGGGTATTGCCCTTAATTACACAGAGCTTAAAAAATTCAGAAAGGAAAATGGAAAGCTTTCGGGTGTTATCATACAAAATAAATTGTCAAAAGAACAAATTTCACTAAAAAGTAAATGCGTAATAAACGCAACAGGAATATTCTCAGATCAAATAAGAAGATTAGATGATGAAAAAACTTTAAATATTATAAAACCTTCTCAAGGTAGCCATTTAATAATCAAAAAAGATAAATTCCCACAAAATCACGCAATATTAATGCCTAAAACTAGTGATAATAGGATTTTATTTGCTATTCCTTGGTATGGTAGTGTTGTTTGCGGAAGTACCGACATCTCAATAAAAGAAATAGAAGAAGAGCCTAAAAGACTTGATGAAGAGATTGACTTTATAATAAATAATTTAAACAATTATTTAAATATTAAAATAGAAAAATCAGACATAAAAAGCGTTTATACAGGAATAAGACCATTAATAATTGATCCAAAAGCTGGGGGCAACACTTCCAAAATTTCAAGAAATGAAAAAATATTTATATCAGATTCAAATCTTATTACAATAGCAGGGGGTAAATATACTACATATAGAAAAATGGCAGAAAAAACCTTGCTTAAAGCCATAGAAAACGATTTAATACCAAATTACCCACCAACTACAGAAGATTTAAAGTTACACGGTTATCTTAAAAAAGAAGAGGCAATAAAAATTCCTGAAGCTTTTAGAGCTTACGGAAGTGATTTTGAAATTCTAAAAAATATGGAAGGATTTGATAAGAATATTCACGAGAATTTAGATTTAAATGAAGCTCAAATAACTTTTTCAATTAAATTTGAACAAGCCAAAACCATTGACGATGTTCTAGCAAGAAGAACAAGATCGCTACCTTTAAATCCTCAAGCTACAATTGAAGCTGCTCCAAAAGTTGCTGAAATAATGATGAAAAAACTAAACAAATCTGAAGAGTGGAAAAATGAACAAATAAAAAGCTTCTTAGAAATAAGTAAAAAATATTTAATTTAA
- a CDS encoding porin yields MNYTKFQEFISEFLGTFILITLGTGSVAMTVLFPSNPEITGEIIKGGYTNIVFGWGMGVTFGIYTAARISGAHLNPAVSIGLASVGKFPVSKLFHYIVAQILGAFTGALMTLIVFYPKWIEIDPGLENTQGIMATFPAIPGFLPGFIDQVFGTFLLMFLISVVGDFVKKDDNSPFLPFITGAVVLAIGISFGGMNGYAINPARDLGPRILLLFAGFKNHGFNNLSVFIVPIIGPIIGAIIGATIYELTLKNNKG; encoded by the coding sequence ATGAATTATACAAAATTTCAAGAATTTATATCGGAATTCTTGGGAACATTTATCTTAATAACTCTAGGAACTGGATCTGTTGCAATGACAGTATTATTTCCATCAAACCCTGAAATAACAGGGGAAATAATAAAAGGTGGATATACAAACATAGTATTTGGATGGGGAATGGGTGTAACGTTTGGTATTTATACAGCAGCAAGAATTAGTGGAGCACACCTAAATCCAGCTGTCAGCATAGGATTAGCAAGTGTTGGAAAATTTCCCGTTTCAAAACTTTTTCATTACATTGTAGCTCAGATATTAGGAGCATTCACAGGCGCCTTAATGACACTTATAGTGTTTTATCCTAAATGGATAGAAATAGATCCTGGCCTAGAAAATACTCAAGGCATAATGGCAACTTTTCCTGCTATTCCTGGATTTTTGCCTGGATTTATTGATCAAGTTTTTGGAACTTTTTTGCTAATGTTTTTAATTTCGGTTGTAGGAGATTTTGTAAAAAAAGATGATAATAGTCCATTTCTTCCATTCATTACAGGAGCAGTGGTTTTAGCAATAGGAATAAGCTTTGGGGGAATGAACGGTTATGCCATCAATCCCGCAAGAGATCTCGGACCAAGAATTTTACTCTTATTTGCGGGATTTAAAAATCACGGTTTTAACAACCTAAGTGTATTTATTGTGCCAATAATAGGTCCAATAATTGGAGCAATAATAGGTGCCACAATTTATGAACTCACGCTAAAGAATAACAAAGGCTAA
- a CDS encoding phosphatidyltransferase, which translates to MKNINLILAWLVHIFTASGLIVGLYSIISIINGDYSLLLKLTVIGLIIDGIDGTIARKLKVKELIPEIDGALLDNITDYINYTFIPVVFFYFGEFIEEKYKVAICIGILLSSAYQFSRTDSKTTDNYFRGFPSLWNLFVISNIIFQIEQTTNLIIMSICIVTSFIPIKFIYPSKTKELRQITIPITVISCLIFVISIFLKLSTKALKIAKIILILYFAYLTLASIYLTYKTRNR; encoded by the coding sequence GTGAAAAATATCAATTTGATTTTAGCTTGGCTTGTACATATTTTTACAGCATCCGGCTTGATTGTAGGGCTTTACTCAATAATTTCAATTATAAATGGTGATTATTCTCTTCTTTTAAAGCTAACAGTAATAGGACTTATAATAGATGGAATCGATGGAACTATAGCAAGAAAACTTAAAGTAAAAGAATTAATACCTGAGATTGATGGCGCTCTACTTGATAACATTACAGACTATATAAACTATACATTTATCCCTGTTGTATTTTTTTATTTTGGAGAATTTATTGAAGAAAAATATAAAGTTGCCATTTGCATTGGAATCCTGCTCTCATCAGCATACCAATTCTCAAGAACAGATTCAAAAACAACTGATAACTACTTTAGAGGATTCCCTTCTCTATGGAATCTCTTTGTAATATCAAACATAATTTTTCAAATAGAGCAAACAACAAATCTTATTATAATGTCAATATGTATTGTAACAAGCTTTATTCCAATTAAATTCATTTACCCATCAAAAACTAAAGAATTAAGACAAATTACCATACCAATAACAGTAATAAGTTGCCTAATATTTGTCATATCAATATTTTTAAAATTATCCACAAAAGCATTAAAAATAGCAAAAATAATTCTCATACTGTACTTTGCATATTTAACTCTAGCAAGCATATATTTAACCTACAAAACAAGAAATAGATGA
- the glpK gene encoding glycerol kinase (Converts glycerol and ADP to glycerol-3-phosphate and ADP), with protein sequence MKYILSIDQGTTSSRAIVFDKNANIKGLAQKEFTQIYPQPSWVEHDPNEIWGSQLGVITEALANSRILPNEVDAIGITNQRETTVIWEKNTGKPIYNAIVWQDRRTAKICDRLTQEGKDKIILEKTGLVLDSYFSGTKILWILENVKGARQKAENGELCFGTIDTWLLWNLTQKKVHATDYSNASRTLLLNIKTLKWDDELLNILNIPKAILPELKESSTIYGKTDKSLFGSEIPIAGIAGDQFAATFGQACLKKGMAKNTYGTGCFATLNIGKEPIISHAKLLTSIAWGRKNSVTYVLEGSVFIGGAVIQWLRDGLEFFRKSSDAEPLAMSVSDNGGVYFVPAFVGLGAPHWDSYARGTIIGITRGSTKAHITRAALESIAFQSFDVLNTMKKSVPNFEIQELRVDGGASQNNLLMQFQADLLECRVVRPKITETTALGAAYLAGLASGYWQSAEEIISLWQVDKIFEPSMPKIQKEKLLENWNNAIERSKSWIQDSHSL encoded by the coding sequence ATGAAATATATTTTATCTATTGATCAAGGTACTACTAGCTCAAGAGCAATAGTATTTGATAAAAATGCAAACATAAAAGGGCTTGCCCAAAAAGAATTTACTCAAATTTATCCACAACCAAGTTGGGTAGAGCATGACCCCAATGAAATATGGGGATCACAACTTGGCGTTATAACAGAAGCTCTTGCAAACTCGCGAATTTTACCAAATGAAGTTGATGCGATTGGAATAACTAACCAAAGAGAAACTACAGTTATATGGGAAAAAAATACGGGGAAACCCATTTATAATGCAATAGTATGGCAAGACAGAAGAACTGCAAAAATTTGCGACCGATTAACGCAGGAAGGAAAAGATAAAATTATTTTGGAAAAAACAGGTCTTGTACTAGATTCTTATTTTAGTGGGACTAAAATATTGTGGATCTTAGAAAATGTAAAAGGTGCCAGACAAAAAGCTGAAAATGGTGAATTATGTTTTGGAACAATAGACACATGGTTATTATGGAATCTGACTCAAAAAAAAGTACATGCAACTGATTACTCTAACGCTTCAAGAACATTACTGCTAAACATAAAAACATTAAAATGGGATGATGAGCTTTTAAACATATTAAATATTCCAAAAGCAATTTTACCCGAACTTAAAGAAAGTTCTACAATATATGGAAAAACAGATAAGTCACTATTTGGATCAGAAATTCCTATTGCAGGAATTGCTGGAGATCAATTTGCAGCAACGTTTGGACAAGCATGCCTGAAAAAAGGCATGGCTAAAAACACATATGGAACCGGTTGCTTTGCAACGTTGAATATAGGTAAAGAACCTATTATTAGCCATGCAAAGCTTTTAACTTCAATCGCATGGGGAAGAAAAAATTCTGTAACCTATGTTCTTGAAGGAAGCGTTTTTATTGGTGGAGCCGTAATCCAATGGCTAAGAGACGGTCTTGAATTTTTTAGAAAAAGCTCAGATGCAGAACCATTAGCAATGTCTGTCTCAGATAATGGGGGAGTTTATTTTGTGCCAGCATTTGTTGGACTTGGCGCACCTCATTGGGACTCTTATGCAAGAGGAACAATAATTGGAATAACAAGAGGATCAACAAAAGCTCACATTACAAGAGCTGCTCTTGAAAGTATCGCATTTCAAAGTTTTGACGTACTAAATACAATGAAAAAATCCGTTCCCAACTTTGAAATTCAAGAATTAAGAGTAGATGGGGGAGCAAGTCAAAACAATCTATTAATGCAATTTCAAGCTGACCTTTTAGAATGTAGAGTTGTAAGACCAAAAATAACAGAAACAACCGCTCTTGGAGCTGCTTATCTTGCAGGTCTTGCATCAGGTTATTGGCAAAGCGCTGAAGAAATCATAAGTCTCTGGCAAGTAGATAAAATCTTTGAGCCTTCAATGCCAAAAATTCAAAAAGAAAAGCTTCTTGAGAATTGGAACAACGCAATTGAAAGATCAAAATCTTGGATACAGGATTCTCATAGCCTATAA